The Rhodothermales bacterium genome window below encodes:
- a CDS encoding esterase translates to MNRKSIPGFLLLFAAIVFVYPDAGRAQVVSPVVHATGHVTFRTIAPGATRVLVKGLAGVEPQEMSRSDNGVWEVTVGPLAPELYSYVFEVDGADHVDRLNRDIKTWFWLESLVEVPGNPPLLHERQPAPHGIVHHHTYPSDVAGREQGLFVYTPPGYRSTRESAYPVLILLHGYGDDESAWVDVGRAPIIADNLIAKGQMIPMIIAMPYGHPIAVGSGGYGDDYGRANQMAMEKRIVDEILPALGREYHVADTAALRAIAGLSMGGGQSLAIGLRNLDLFSYVGGFSSATPDAGRNDYFPGITADADTANDRLNLLWISCGRDDFLLQRNNAFSAWLGELGVDHVYEISEGGHDWMVWRRYLQEYLPMLFR, encoded by the coding sequence TCAATACCCGGATTCCTGCTGCTGTTCGCGGCCATCGTGTTCGTCTATCCGGATGCCGGTCGTGCCCAGGTCGTTTCACCGGTCGTGCACGCCACCGGACACGTGACGTTTCGCACGATCGCTCCCGGTGCGACCCGCGTTCTGGTGAAGGGCCTGGCAGGGGTCGAGCCTCAGGAGATGTCGCGCTCAGACAACGGTGTGTGGGAAGTGACGGTGGGCCCGCTGGCTCCCGAGCTCTACTCGTACGTGTTCGAAGTCGACGGCGCCGATCACGTTGACCGTCTCAATCGAGACATCAAGACGTGGTTCTGGCTGGAAAGCCTGGTAGAGGTTCCGGGCAATCCGCCGCTTCTACATGAGCGACAGCCTGCTCCACACGGCATCGTTCATCACCATACATACCCGTCGGACGTCGCCGGCAGGGAGCAGGGCCTCTTCGTTTACACTCCACCGGGGTACCGTTCAACCCGTGAATCGGCATATCCCGTGCTGATATTGCTGCATGGCTACGGCGACGACGAATCAGCCTGGGTTGACGTTGGTCGGGCTCCGATCATCGCGGACAATCTGATCGCTAAAGGGCAAATGATTCCGATGATTATCGCGATGCCCTACGGACACCCGATCGCCGTTGGATCGGGTGGCTATGGTGACGACTATGGCCGTGCGAATCAGATGGCGATGGAGAAGAGGATTGTAGACGAGATCTTGCCTGCGCTCGGACGCGAGTATCATGTGGCCGACACGGCGGCTCTCCGGGCCATAGCGGGCCTGTCGATGGGCGGCGGGCAGTCGCTTGCCATCGGCTTGCGAAATCTCGATCTCTTCTCGTACGTCGGAGGCTTCAGTTCGGCCACGCCGGACGCCGGCCGCAATGACTACTTCCCGGGGATCACCGCCGACGCCGATACGGCGAACGATCGGCTCAATCTCCTGTGGATTAGCTGCGGCCGCGACGACTTCCTTCTTCAGCGGAACAATGCCTTCTCGGCCTGGCTTGGCGAGCTCGGCGTGGACCACGTGTACGAGATCTCGGAAGGTGGTCACGACTGGATGGTCTGGCGCCGGTACCTGCAGGAATATCTCCCGATGCTGTTCAGATAG